Within the Cryptococcus neoformans var. neoformans B-3501A chromosome 1, whole genome shotgun sequence genome, the region CTGCGAAGTCGCGGTAGAATCGCGGTCCTTTCGCTCTAGGAGCTCCGTACGCTGGGAAGCAGCTGGAGTAGGTTGCCGGATAGCGGAAGATGGTTGTGCCAGGTAAAAGGCGAGCAGGCCGGCATACGTGTGGAGAGATGCTGAGAGAAGGTAGGGATAGGAAGGAAGGTACCTTCAGGAGTGTCAAACACCTTTTATCGGGGGCAGAGAGACCATCTGAGCTTACGTTTCGAGCTCCTCTAGTGCTTGACGGTAACGGGCATGCTTGATGAGGATCAAAATCAGAGCATGCAGGAGGGACGGTTTCTGCCACATTTATGAGCTCCTTGTCTGGCACCTTTTGGTACACTTACATCCTCCATTCGGGCACCAACACGTAAAGAATTGATCCATCTTTCTGCTTGCCGGTAATCGTCGTCCGTTTGCGAAGCATACATAGATGCTTGGGTGTTTTGTACGACATCTGAACTTCCTGATGACAGAAAGAGCAGACCCCACTGCCATCTTGCACGCCAATCGACTTCACGGCATCGAATCTATCATGGATGCATCAGCAAATACATACCGAAGAGCTACATGCACTGTAACTGTACCAACCAGTATAGCCCAGGCTCTCTTTGCGCGATCGATATCCCCGCGGAGGAGACAGGcgtggaggagatgggcgAGGCTGTGAATGTATGCATGCCTCAGGGGCAGTTCTCCGTGCCCATCATAGTAGTCCTCGTCTGAGTCATCGCTGTCGTCCTGCCTGATAGGGAGTATAGGCTTTGCTGGCATAGGCCTTGTTATCCCACCCTACCACATACGGAGCTGTTTTGGCTAGCGGACACAAAGACggaaaaacaaaagaacAAGTGACGCCTACCGTCGGCGTTTTTTTCGACCGCTATAAAACGCCGAAAAAATTGAATTGTTCCCCCTTATGATTTTGAGAGGGCGCCGTTCAAACCAggttcttcatcaccttAGGGTATAAAACTACTGAAACACCACCTACAAAACAACAACCTTTGTCAGCGAACACACGCTAGGCAAAGAACACTCAGAAGAAACCAACAAAAGCAATCATGTCTGAGTGAGTATGCACCCGGAAACGCCAGGTGGAGGTCGGACTCGTAGCGCGCAGtgtggaaggaagggattCCGACTGGTGGCGACAGCTCGTGGCGGGCGTTGTAAGGATGAACAGGAAGGATATGACGGCAGCGCGTGGATTGAAAGCATGATGGAAAAAGGGCGTGACGATGGCGACGGGATATTCGAGATGCGAGCAATGTGTGATTGCATGCTAACGCTGTGTCTAGCACTAAGGGTGCGGCCGAGCAGGGCCTTCAAATCGACGGTGACCTCATCAACTCCAACTGGAATGAGGTTGTTGACAAGTGAGTAGAGGTGGTATGTGCTTTAGATGAATAAGTGCTGACGAGTGGGGTAGCTTCGACGACATGAAGTTGAAGGGCGAGCTCCTCCGTGGTATCTACGCTTACGGTTTTGAGCGACCTTCTGCTATCCAGCAGCGTGCTATCATGCCCATCGTTACTGGCCGTGACTGCATTGCCCAGGCTCAGTCCGGTACCGGTAAGACCGCTACCTTCTCCGTTTCTATCCTCCAGAGGGTAAGTCTTATCTAAGCAGATATGATGTGCGGGTTTCAGTTGCTAAGCCATCTTTTATCTAATAGATCGACACCACTGTTAAGAAGACCCAGGCTCTTGTCCTTGCTCCCACCCGAGAGCTCGCTCAACAGATTCAAAAGGTCGTTATCGCTCTCGGTGACTACCTTAACGTCGACTGCCACGCCTGTGTCGGTGGTACCGCCGTCCGAGAGGACATTGCCAGGCTTAACGAGGGTCCCCACATCGTTGTCGGTACCCCCGGTCGTGTCTTTGACATGATCAACCGAGGTGCTCTTAAGACCGAGGCCGTTATGATGTTCTGCCTTGACGAGGCCGATGAGATGCTTTCCACCGGTTTCAAGGAGTCCATCTACGAGATCTTCCAGCTTCTCCCCGGAGAGACCCAGGTCGTCCTCCTTTCCGCCACCATGGCCCCTGAGGTCCTCGACGTCACTAAGAAGTTCATGAGGGACCCCATCAGGATTCTCGTTAAGAAGGACGAGCTTACCCTTGAAGGTATCCGACAGTTCTGTAAGTCGCATTGTACCACCCAGATTCAGACATGTACATCGCTGACATCCCATTAGACATTAAcgtcgagaaggaggagtgGAAGCTCGAGACCCTTTGCGACTTGTACGAGACCGTCACCATCACCCAGGCCGTCATCTTCTGCTCTACCCGACGAAAGGTCGACTGGCTCACTCAGCAGCTCCACGACCGTCAGTTCACCGTCTCTGCCATGCACGGTGACATGAAGCAGGAGGAGCGAGAGGTCATCATGAAGGAGTTCCGATCCGGTTCTTCCCGAGTTCTTATCACCACCGACCTTTTGGCCCGTGGTATCGATGTCCAGCAGGTTTCTTTGGTCATCAACGTGAGTATACATCTATAGTCGAAAGTGGAGTTGGAGAGATTATTGACAATTCAACGACCAGTACGACCTCCCCTCTTCTAAGGAGAACTACATCCACCGAATTGGTCGAGGTGGTCGATTCGGCCGAAAGGGTGTTGCTATTAACTTCGTTTCCAACGAGGACAAGAACATgcttgaggagattgagactTACTAGTAAGTTTCATTTGATGTAACCACAGTTTTGACACTGCTAACCCAACTCCACAGCAACACCcaggttgaggagatgcCTCTTAACGTTGCCGACCTCATCTAAGTCACCACCCCTTTATCTCACGCCGAAAATTCCCGTACTCCCTCCCCTTTAACCCCTCTTGTAATCCTTTTTCCTTATCTATCTTACCCTTATGTGCCCATCGTCGTGGAGAAGTCGTCGGAGAGGTCGGCGGCCGAAGCGATTGTGTGGAGGCAGGGTGATGTTGTTCGAGGAGGCGGCTTTAGTGGACTCATCTAGGTTGGGCAGACGGTTCGCTTTATAGGTTGCTTTTAGTTTGTGCATGATATTTCTATTCCATTTCTGATTACGTGTTGGTGTTGGAGTCTGGGACGTGATGCAGGACTACTCTTGGGTAATGTTTGACGTGTTATTGGTCGTAAACTTTGTCCCATATAGGAAGATGTGGTACAGAGCCAAAAACAAAATCCATGAATGAGAGGTGACAAGTAATGTagatgaaaagatggatgCAGTGCTGAGATAAAAAGTGAAAACTGAAGTAAGAGAATAATAGGAGTGGAGTATCTCATACTAATCTCCCATGTCCAGCTGCACCAAACTTATTCCACTTGGtctctcctgctccttctccttgcgTCCGTTCTTCAGCCGCAAGCATGCTTTGCACCGTCTCTGTACCCTCAGTCTGGCTGGGCTCAGCAGTCTTCTTTGCTATTCTCTCAGCCTTCATACGGGCaagttcttctttgatggCGGCATGAGTTTTAGGAGGTTGCTAAAAAGGTgcaagaaggggagaagggaatgTCAGGTCTCTCAGCCGTTTTTGTGGGGTGAGGCATAAAAGGTCTGGTTGGAAACTTACGTGGGTGGTCTCATATGGAGGCCAGAAGACCTCCTTATACTGTATAAAGGTTCGCAGTTAGCCTCATTCGTACTTTTTGGTATTTATGAAGATAATCGAATGCTGCCAAAGACTAACCGGTCGGACGTAGTCGTCGTACCTGATAGATGATTCCTTCATGTCAGCTCAAAGACAAAGCAGAGAATGGGTGAGGGTTGTCTATAGAGAGATAAACCGACCATTCTGGGTCTCCAAACTTGAGCATCACATAAATAGGTGTGAAGAGATAGAATCCGAATTTGAAGATTTCAACTGTTTTCGAGCGCGGATACGGGAACAGCGGCCAGAAAAGACATTGTCAGTTGGAGGCTGTAGTCGTTGTAATGGGTCATACGCACGATTAGGGCCTCCCATGTCTGTTTGTGTGCTTTTAATGAGCTGCTGAAtgagaaatggaaaagagatATAAAAGTGAAGGCATTCGTAAGGTAACATCACGCAACAAATTCCGTGGATTCGGAAGAAGTGAAAGCTTGTTGCGGGCGAGCGCTCCTTGCCGAACACAAACACCTCCCCCCGCCGGCCACTCCGCTGCTAAGCGACGACGGCATTTCGTATGGTGTATCCTATGCATACATACAGCGCATACGCCACAACGACACACCATCGTCTCGCCTGCTTCAAGCACCAGCCATGGCAGCGCAGACAAGCTCCAAGTCCGGTCAGATGGCAAGCTCGATTCCCTTTCCCGCTGCATCGATCATCGCTGACAGCAAGATCTCATGTGCAGGATCACAAGCTGTTGATATCAGAGCTTCAAGCTCTTACTGTAGAGACCAAAAGGCGGAATCCAGACGTCAAAGATGTATGTTGTTGGCCGGTTAAAGACGAGATATGAGG harbors:
- a CDS encoding hypothetical protein (Match to EST gb|CF190897.1|CF190897), which gives rise to MPAKPILPIRQDDSDDSDEDYYDGHGELPLRHAYIHSLAHLLHACLLRGDIDRAKRAWAILIRCREVDWRARWQWGLLFLSSGSSDVVQNTQASMYASQTDDDYRQAERWINSLRVGARMEDKPSLLHALILILIKHARYRQALEELETYLPSYPYLLSASLHTYAGLLAFYLAQPSSAIRQPTPAASQRTELLERKDRDSTATSQRSSRSPSPLPDGWEHADASLMRQARQWFAKAVEIDEKEDVAREFLRMIDHPNREVEGDKSESDEDMESVQDEISGNEGYSDESEKIGFADEYETQ
- a CDS encoding hypothetical protein (Match to ESTs gb|CF192792.1|CF192792, gb|CF187958.1|CF187958, gb|CF186040.1|CF186040; HMMPfam hit to DEAD, DEAD/DEAH box helicase, score: 252.6, E(): 6.9e-73; HMMPfam hit to Helicase_C, Helicase conserved C-terminal domain, score: 130.9, E(): 2.9e-36) — translated: MSDTKGAAEQGLQIDGDLINSNWNEVVDNFDDMKLKGELLRGIYAYGFERPSAIQQRAIMPIVTGRDCIAQAQSGTGKTATFSVSILQRIDTTVKKTQALVLAPTRELAQQIQKVVIALGDYLNVDCHACVGGTAVREDIARLNEGPHIVVGTPGRVFDMINRGALKTEAVMMFCLDEADEMLSTGFKESIYEIFQLLPGETQVVLLSATMAPEVLDVTKKFMRDPIRILVKKDELTLEGIRQFYINVEKEEWKLETLCDLYETVTITQAVIFCSTRRKVDWLTQQLHDRQFTVSAMHGDMKQEEREVIMKEFRSGSSRVLITTDLLARGIDVQQVSLVINYDLPSSKENYIHRIGRGGRFGRKGVAINFVSNEDKNMLEEIETYYNTQVEEMPLNVADLI